The Malus sylvestris chromosome 3, drMalSylv7.2, whole genome shotgun sequence genomic sequence aagaaagaaaggagaacGAAGAGTATGACATCCATTGATAGCAAAGAGAGAAAAACCGATAAACTCTTCGTAGATAGAACGATaaatacaacattacttaagcCGTTAAGAACGCTCGTGCATACAAAGTCAAAAttacttttattattatttttttttttagaaaacctCGGCAgtacgagaaattttttattgataacgaAAAAAGAAATCACACCTAGTCAAAGGGAGACATAAACATAAACCCTCATAGTAcaagaaaaaaagataaaaaaacaaCATGCAAAAGAAGGGAGGACATAAACCTAACCCTTCGTagtacaataaaaaaaaggagaaaaaacaaCATGCAAAAGAAGGGGGCATAAACCTTACCCATCTAGaaacgaaaacaaaaagaatacaAGAAAGTGAGACAAACCCAGAGCTTAAAGCAAATCATGGTTTGATAGTTGAAAATTACCCATTAGCATCAGTAATCCTCGGATTGCAGTAAGAAGATGTTGGGACTAAGTGCGGCATTGCTCCTGATCATACATATCCCCACAGGAGTACAGGACAATTTAAACTTGATGATCATCATGTGCCATAAGAAGATTATGCCTAGCGAGTCACCGCTTGATCGACATGGCTCCTTTAACAAATCATGTCCAGAGATCATATGaagatttaaaagaaaaataagaaaacaaatataatgGCAGTGACTATTAATAATCTCATACATAAATATCTACATAATAGTTCAATTACCAGAAGAAGTGGACGAGATTGGTATTTCAGGGTTCGTACTCTGAAATAAGCTCCAGGGTCCGCCAATTTCTAGTTTCAGGATGCATTAGGTTTGGAGCCCTCCGTTCGGATAGAAAATGGATGTTTGGGATCTGAGAAATCTTGGGCCACTCCTCTCCACTGCCTTCTTCGCGAAGCTTTTCAAGGATGCTCGAGCATCTGTTGACGATAAGATTCTGTAGTGATACTTTGCAAAGGAAGTCTGGCAGTGTCTTTAAGTTACGGCAGAAATAAATTTCTAAGTAAGaaaggcatggcatgattgTAATTTCAGATTCTTCTTTCTTCCACCCTTCCACGCCTTCCCACTCTTCCCAGTTCCCCATTTTGCGTAGGCGGAGTTCTTTCAATTTTGGGAATAATGATGGCGATGATTTGAATGATGTTTGATCTCCTATTCCCAAAAATTCACCACCAACCTTTCTCACTCCTGGCATCCCATCTATGGTCAGTATTTCAAGGGACGGAAGTTTCCCAAGAGGAGGCAAAAGTTCACACTTTTCCCACCCAACAATGGTAACGATTCTCAAGTGGTTTAACGATGCCATCCAAATTGGCCAGGTGGTCCCAGTATGCCCAAGAATGTCCAAAGCTTCCAAATCTTTGTGCGGTCGTAAGacattcaatatttctacatTGCTTTTTGTCTGCTTGTAGTGCACATCTCTACAATCTATTCCGAGATGAAAAAGTTGGTTTTGATCCCACAACTGAGCTTTCTCAACCTCCCTCACATCTTTTACATCCCCAGaaacctgtacgacaagactaccCTGAAGTTTCAAGGTTCTCAGATCTTCAAATTGTAATGCTTCTTCCTTGTCATCGCAACACACAATATACGTATCCAGTGTCTGCAAACTTGATAACCTCCCAATCCCTTTTGGTAAGTACTCGAGAGAAAGACATCCTTCAATATAAAGATGTTTTAAGCTAATCAATTTTCCCATGTTATCAGGTAGTTCTTCGAGTGCGACGCAATAGAAAAGGCGCAAGGTACACAAATTGTACAATTCACAAATAGCATCCGGTAATTTCTCCAAACTACTATTATAAGACAAATCAATATGCTTCAAATGTATCAATTGTCCAATCTCCTCTGGGAGTTCTTTGACGTAAGTATAACCTATCCATTCACCACTCAAAATTAATGTCCTAAGACATttcaattgcaaaataaaatctGAGCTTATTGCAGTTAtttttgatttaaaagttgtgacTGTGCGTAGATTTTTGCAATTGGAAGATGAGATAGCTGGTGAAAGTGGACCCTCGGGTACTGAAGCTAAGGTCAAATGGCGAACCTTATCACCCAATACTGGTATTTCATTGGTGGCACCCTCACCCTCAATAATCAAGCATTCATCCTTGGTGAGAAAATGTAGAAAGTCATGCACAATATCATGCATTTTGCAACTTACGACTTTACCACTACCACGATCTTTCTCAAAATCTTGAAAAAAAGAGCGTGCTACTAAGTTATCAAAATATGTTTGACCAATCATTCCCTTATCTTTATTCCCTTTCGAATTAAGGTAATCTTGTGCCATCCAGAGATTAATCAAACAATCTCTGTCAAACTCATAATCTTTAGGAAAAACAGCACAATATAATAGGCAACATTTAATTGTTGGGGTCAAATCATAATAACTTAGTAACAGTGGTTGGAAAACTTTTTGCTCGACATCTTCTAGATCCCATATTTTACTGCTCAAAACATCTTTCCATTCTTTCCGTGTTCTCTTGTTGTGCATCAGACAACCTAAAGTCTTTGCAGCAAGAGGCAAACCCTTACACTTCTTTACAATTTCATGACTAATATCTTCAAACTTCTTGGACTCATCTACTTCCCTATCATAAAAGGCCATGTGATTGAAGATTGACAAACAAGACTGTTCACTCAATTCTCCCATACTGATCATGTGACTTGTTGCTCTCATCATATCAGCAACCTCATGTTTTCTTGTTGTCACCAATATTCTATTGCCTTTAGCACCACTTTGGATCAATGCTACCTCTAATTGCTCCCACTTTTCACGGTCTTGGGTCCACACATCATCAAGGACAAGGAGAAACCTTTTGCCCTCAATGAATTTAGACACACGCTGCAAGACATCGTCCAACTCATTTGAACTTGGGGGGTCATTACCAATAATAGCTGTGGCAATCTTAATCTCCTCGAAAGGATCTGACACACAAACCCATATTCTCTTTTCAAAATGGGTTTTAACTTTGGGATCATTATATACTAGTTGGGCCAAAGTTGTTTTGCCCATTCCTCCCATCCCTACAATAGGGATGATAAAGGTCCCCCTCCCTTGTTCACTACTATCAGTCAACAACTTTGTTATCAAAACATCTTTTTCGTTTTCTCGTCCAAAGATGTTAGATACATCAACGAAAGACGAAGTTATCCGTTGTTCAAGTCGTTGAGTGCCTTTCTCTATGTGAAACCCATACATTTTTCTTTGCTTATAAATCAAAGTTAAACTCTCATTCAGCTCTTTTATCCTAGCAGCAATGTCATCATGAAGAAAGACCTGACTGACTTGGCCAAAACAAAAGCAACCAGAGGAAACAGAAAATCTGACCTTCTTTTCAGGAACAAGAGCAGCTGCACCTTCTCTTTCTTGCTTCTCAACCTGTTGCCTCAGAATCTCATAGTTCCACTCATCCAGCACATCCCCCATCTGGTATGATATTTCCTTGAGGTTATCCAACCAGTTTCTCACGCTTTCGTCCTCCACTTGCCTTCGCTCAGCGTCCTGAAGCACAGCTTGAACAGCTTTGAGATTGCTAGTGAATTCTTGAACGTATTTCTTAACGTCCAAAACGTTTTTCACCTTATCTTCTATGTAATGAAAAGTTGCTGAAGCCAACCGCTCTAGCAGCACGGAAACGATCGCATCAGCCATGTTTAGTGTTTGGAATCAACTGACAGTGGATTAGTGAAACAAATAGGAAAGTTTATATGAAGAAGAAAGGCAGGATGGTTGTGCAAGTGTCCTTCCTCTACCAAGATCATAGTTTTCAAGGCAAAAGCCAAGTCAATTATATTACGTATCCTAACTTTGAATTCAACAAAAATTAGACGGGGACACGCTGTCTTGATACATGGATCCAGCTAACTGAGTTGAAAATTCTccaaattataatatattaaaCCCAAATAGTCAAATTATaatgcataaaaaaaattcaagtgacTATTTATTTCAAGTTTTAAGTTGAGTTTGTTTAACCATCAGAGTTGGACAACTAGAACAAATAATTAAGTAATGAGGTGTTGGTGGGTGACAATTACAAATAATTAGCCATCAGAGTTGGATTACGAGAACAAATTATAATGCAGTAGTATAGTTAATTAAGTAATGAGGGGTTCGTGGGTGACAATTACAAATAATTGAGCTTAACTGCTTAACCCAAggattaaatttaaatttaatggAAAATAACAGCTTACTGTAATACGCCAAAGAGTGTTTCTTGAGCTTAATTACCATTTGACAATTAACAGTTTATTGACTTTTTAATTAAAGATAACTTTAGTTTGGAAAATACCTGCAAGAAGAATTCTCAGATTTCTCCGGAAGCTGGAAGTGATGATGGTGGTGAAAACCCTAGCAGAACAATCTGTGATCGATCCATTGCCGCACTCTAcagatatgagagagagagagagagagagagacaggggAAGATGGAGGAAGATGGTTATTTGGACCTTTTGAGATATTGGTCTCAGCTCATTGTGTGTAGCCCAAATAATTTTGGGCTTGTAGAACAAATTAAAgataactttaattttttttattgtttaatatttttttttagttttatttatggtagatattattattttcattcaaatatatttaaaaaaataataaacgtAACCACCCATAGTCCTAATATGTAGGTTttcttatgatttttttttaatttttgtttttttgaaatTCTAATGGGAGAAGAGTAATTTGGATATTATGAAAGTTTCGCCTTTTTGCCTTCTCTCTTTATCTAATCTAAATTACATATTAATAAAACTTttattgtcaaccaaaacaCAATAAAAATTACCATGCTAACCTTCTAATTAAAActgaacataaataaaaattatgagCAATTCAATAATTACATGAAAAcgaattttactgttttttaccTGAATCTCAAGGTAATAATAACAgtcttatttaaaaattaaaattaacttaAAAGATTCGCATCTGCAATTGAAGTGATTGGCGCTGGGGATTTGGTGGGTATAGTTGGGGGCGATGAGAAGTGGGGATGTACGAGTGGGCAAGGAAGGGGAAGGTGGGGGAGGTGGCTTTGGTACAGTGTGAAAAATGTTGGAAGATGGAGAACAGAGAGCAGCATGGATcagtctctttttcttttctctttttattttatttttatttttcaattgctaTTCTTAGGCATGATAAATTTcagtaaattaaaaaacaaacttAATTGCACACGCGTGCGAATTGATTGCTAGTGTACCTATTAACAAAAcattttttgtcaaccaaaagatgaaaaaacaatttgattttatatcacaaaataaaatcatcGGTAGTAATGTAACTTCATACAAACCAaatcttcttgtttttttttttttttccctcaccCACATAACATCATACCATAtctctaaatttaaaaaataaaaatgcaacACATTATTCACGACTGACACTTCATATGAAAAACTTTAGGGGGGtggtgaagaaaaatattttgtgttttCTTGCGATTTCATCTACTCTTTGGCCTTGTTTGTTGTCTAAAATTAGCTTGGATAGGATAACTCACGGGACGAGGCAAACTAACAATCTTGTTTATTGTTTATTTGCTAGAAACTAAACAAATCACCAAATACAAGTATCCTTCTCAAGGTTTTAGGCAGATAATGCAATACAGAAAACAATTCATATCTGCCTTCCCAATTGAGCTAaccccaaaaaaagaaaagtcaaTTGGACTTGCCCTTGAGGCTTTTGAACAGCTTGGGGTCTGTCTGGTAGTATACAATGTCTCCGGTGTCACTAACATAGTGATCAATGCTCATGCTTGACAACAGATTATCAATCAAGTGAACCGGAAACGGCCCGGATTTCTTCGGCTCCCGGTAGTACTTCCCCAAAACCGGTTTAGCTGCCTCGGTCTGCAATATAATCATGTGAATGCAACCATTAGAATCAACAAGCAGGGCTAATATCTGTAAATTGTGAATAGAAGGTTAATTTGTTTTAAGTggggaagagcatggaaagtAACGTACTGCTTCCCTTAGGTGGTAGTGTGGGATTTGAGGGAAGAGATGATGGATAACATGAGTGCCGATGTCATGGTGGATGTTGTTGAACATTCCATAATCGCGATCAACGGTTGTGAGGCCTCCTCGTAGGTAACTCCATTCCTGCAGAATTAAAACCATGAGAGGAAATAGAGCTTCTTGATTAAGAGTCTTAATTGATTTAACCCTTCTGATACGATCTTCACTTGCAGCATGTATGATCAACGTAGTAGGGTTAATGTATCAGTTTTACCTTGCCGCGGTACCAAGGAAGTTTTTCGTCATAACCATGGTGATGCAAATATGTGACCATGTCCAACCACATTACGAAAATCTGCAAGCCGAAGTTGATgagaataaggaaaaaaaaaaactgtctgCAGGTAAGTGCAACTTATCAGGAAGAAAAATTGGACTAACCCAGTAAGGGACACCATAAAGCTTGAGGATTTGGACAGGGCCTACGACAAATGACAGATAAACAAGCAGGGAAACCATCATAGTCAAGCAAGTAGTTGATGTTATCACATCTCTCCTTTCATTTGGGGCAAACAAGTCACTGTACGGATTGAAATGAGAACCTTGCTTTCCTGGACTTCTAGTCCACTGATAGCGAAAGGCAACCCAACCGAAAAAAGAGGCAAAATTTAGCTTCATGAACCATCAGAAACACACAATTTTGGACCTAAACATTACACGACACTCAGTTTTCTTCGCCTGCACTCCTCTTGTTTCTCGCCCTTGAttcttctttgatttcttcaatCAATAGGCTCGAACAAAAGGGAGAAGTGCGGGGAGAAAAGGGGAGCGCGAAAATCACTCTTCAAAAAACGTATGAGCAATAAAAGATGGTTTTTTCTCACCAGATAGAAAGGATATGCAAAAATGGGGTAAGGCACACTGAATCTGAATTTCAGGGTACTTTCATCGAGACTCGAATAAATCTTCTCAGTCAACTATATCCAAAAAGATAACAACAAACATACAGGTTAATCAATTACTAATTGAAAATTAAGTAAAGCAGCATCAGCAGATTTAGATTCCAGAACTAATTATTTCTGTTGTGCAAAGTAAGAGCATTATGATTAATAATAGATGAAACAGTTTGAATTAAGAGAAGCACTTACAGGAACCCATGACTCATCGTTCTCAACATGTCCATGGTTCTGATGGTGAGTTCTGTGGCTAATTCTCCTGGAGAAATCACATGAAAATGTAAAAATTTAAATCAGATTAAAAAATCAACAACATTTTCAAAAGGAAAGGCTAAAAGgtcaaaaatagaaagaaataaCACGGTAGTGATTTTCACACTCTCGTTTTCTTGTGCACTCCTCTTGTTTCCATCACTTATTCTCTTTCGATTTATTCAATCCACAGGCTAGAACAAACGGGAGAAATGCAGGGGAGATAAAACTGGAGCACGAAAATCACTTCacgaaaaaaaatcatttgaagcaGGTTATGAAGCAAAGAGATATACGAGGAACCCACCATCCATTATAAGGTACAAGAATTGCAGAATGCAATATATGCCCCACAACACTGTTCAGAATTCTACTGTCTGAAAAGCTTCCATGGCCACTGTTCAATCCAAAAACCAACCACATTAGAAGCAAGCAGATGCAGAAAAATGTACAGAAAATGGAGGAtaaagtgagtgagtgagtgagggAAAATTACCAATCATGTCCGAGAACAAAGACAGCCCAGAACATGGTTCCCTGAGCAGCCCAGTACAAAGGCCAAAGATACCAACTTTCCAAGTAAATGGCAGCAGCTGCCATTGCAGAAATCGCAAACAAATCCCTGAAAACATAGCTCAGAGACCTCCATGGATCCTTGATCCAGCAGTGTTGGGGAATGGCAGCTCGGATCTCAGCTATCTTGAATGGAGGAGGGGCACTTGGGTCGAAATCTGCTTCGTCATGGTGGTGGTTGTGGATCCCATTGACGCCATTGATGGGGTTGCTCTGCTGCTTCTGAGTCTGAGTTTCCACCATAGTAGCAAAAGTTGAATCCtttggtggaggaggaggaaacCACTGGTTCAAAATCTCTGTATCCACTGTAGAGCGGACAAGAGGGCTGCTACAGGAAGTGAGGTTAAGGTCAGAAAGTTTATATTTATAAGCCTAAGCACAGTGCAATGATGGGTGCACGAGGGTACACCGTACCATACACACTAGAGAAACTTACTACAGTATTTCATTGTGACAGTATTTCAGATTAATAAAATC encodes the following:
- the LOC126617350 gene encoding acyl-lipid omega-3 desaturase (cytochrome b5), endoplasmic reticulum-like codes for the protein MVETQTQKQQSNPINGVNGIHNHHHDEADFDPSAPPPFKIAEIRAAIPQHCWIKDPWRSLSYVFRDLFAISAMAAAAIYLESWYLWPLYWAAQGTMFWAVFVLGHDCGHGSFSDSRILNSVVGHILHSAILVPYNGWRISHRTHHQNHGHVENDESWVPLTEKIYSSLDESTLKFRFSVPYPIFAYPFYLWTRSPGKQGSHFNPYSDLFAPNERRDVITSTTCLTMMVSLLVYLSFVVGPVQILKLYGVPYWIFVMWLDMVTYLHHHGYDEKLPWYRGKEWSYLRGGLTTVDRDYGMFNNIHHDIGTHVIHHLFPQIPHYHLREATEAAKPVLGKYYREPKKSGPFPVHLIDNLLSSMSIDHYVSDTGDIVYYQTDPKLFKSLKGKSN